The DNA segment CCAGCGGTGTGAAAATGTCGGTAAGTTTAAAGGGTCTTCCAGCTGGAGAGCATGCGATTCATATTCATGAAAAGGGGAAATGTGAAGCACCTGATTTTAAATCGGCAGGTAATCATTTTAACCCAGAAAAAAAAGAACATGGACTCCTTCATCCCAAAGGGGCACATGCTGGAGACTTGCCAAATTTAATTGTAGAGGATAGTGGGGCTGTTACGGCAGAACTAATGGCGCCAAATGTAACGTTAAAGAATGGGAAGAAGTCATTATTTACGAAAGAAGGAACATCTATTGTCGTCACCGAAGGAAAGGATGATGGGATGACCCAACCAACGGGAGACTCCGGAAATCGAATCGCTTGTGGTGAAATTTCAAAGAATAAAAATGGACAAAAAAAGGCGCAGGAAGAAAAAGAATAAAACTGAAAGCTATCTCTATCAGGGGATAGCTTTTTGGTGTTTAGCCAGGAAATTATAAAAAGATTCAAGTGTGGATAACTGAACTATTTGTCCGAATCTAGCTACAGCGCCTAGCCCCTCGGGTCAAATAACCTTCGGCAATAAAAGTCAAAAGGCGGACTTTTCTTACCGAAGAACATTTGCCTGTCGGGGCTGAACGAGGCGCTTCCGCCTTTTGTTCTTTATGTCCTCTTAAAAAAATTTATTCATAATGGGTAGGAATCTAAGCTTATCCAAAAAGTGAGACATACACTACATTAGAGACGGTAAGGAGGCGATAAAATGGACAAAAGACAATTTGGCGGATTCCCCGGACAAATGGGTTACCCACAAATGGGAGGTTATCAGCAACCTGGATTTGGACAAATGGGAGGCTACCAACAGCCTGGATTTGGACAAATGGGAGGCTACCAACAGCCTGGATTTGGACAAATGGGAGGCTATCAGCAGCCTGGATTTGGACAAATGGGAGGTTACCAGCAGCCTGGATTTGGACAGATGATGGGAGGCTATCACCACCATCACGGCTATCCACAAATGATGGGAGGCTTTCCTCAACAAATGGGAGGCTTTCAACAACCGATGATGGGTGGGCAGCAAACAGGCTTTCCACAAATGATGGGTGGACAGCAACCTGGATTCCCACAAATGATGGGCGGGCAACAGATGGGTGGATCGACTCAAGGACAGAAACCACCATCAATGGGCGGCCAACGAAAAAAAGACAAAAAATAATGAGTGTCATCTGAACTATAGGTAAACCTGTCAACTTTTTATAAGGGACAGGTTTTTCTATTTCTTGCTTTTTATCGTATTTTTCAAGACAATGAATTCATTAAATTAATTATTGGAGTGCATGGACAATGGAACAAAAATTATATTACCAAGATGCGTACATACAAACGTTTTCTGCTCAAATAGTAAAACAAGAACAAGATGAGCAGGGACAGTGGTATGTTGTTTTAGACCAGACTGCCTTTTATCCAACAGGTGGCGGACAGCCATATGATCAAGGAACCATTGCAGATAGGAACGTTATCAATGTGGAAGAAAAAGAGGGAGAAATCCGTCATTACCTGGAAACCCCTTTACAGGAGGTTGAAGGAATAAAAGAAGGGAGAGTTGATTGGGAAAGACGGTTCGACCATATGCAGCAGCATTGTGGACAGCATATTTTATCAGCAGCCTTTGATCATCTTTTTCAATATAAAACAGTTGGTTTTCATTTAGGAGCAGAGACGCTGACGATAGACCTTGAAACTGAAACTCTAACAGAACACGAAGTAAAAAGGGCCGAAGAACTTGCAAATAAAACTATTTTGGAAAATAGAGAGATTGAAGTGAAATGGGTAACGGAAGCAGAGTTATCCCAATATGCCCTTCGAAAAGAGACAAAGGTAAAAGAGGATATTCGACTTGTGATTATTCCGGATTTTGATTATAACGGCTGTGGTGGAACACATCCTAAATCAACTGGAGAGGTTAGCGCCATTAAAATATTAAATTGGGAAAGACAGAAGAAAAAGATTCGTCTGCAATTTGTTTGCGGGCACCGAGTAATAAAGCAGCTTGAGAAAAAACAAAAGGTTATGCTTGAATTAACTAAGCTACTCAATGCTCCCGAAAAAGAAATGGAAGCTGCTGTCAGTCGATTGATTGAAAACGGTAAAAGTTTGGAAAAGGCGTTGGAGCAAGCGAAGGAAAATTTACTTCAATATGAAGCAAAGGATCTATTGGCCAAATCAGAGGACGCTCGTCAAATAGTGGGTAAGGTATTTCAAAATCGCACCATCCAAGAGCTGCAAAAGCTTGCTCGACTTATAACTGCTGAAAACGATCAGGTTCTAGTTTTCATTGTCTCAACCAATGAAGGTCGGTTACAGCTTGTGTGTGCTAGAGGTGCTGCAAGAGAAGAAAATATGAAAGCATTGGTTGAAGAAATTCTATCAAAGATAAATGGAAAAGGCGGTGGAAATGAATCCTTTGCACAAGGCGGAGGAGATGCCCACCTACCAGCAGAAGAGATTCTTGAACTTATCTTAGCGCGTTTAAAATAGCTTCCTGTAAGTTTTCTTTGCTTGGATATTTAGGTATACTTGGATTAGAAACGTGAGAGGGTGAAAATCGTGGGATTTTTAGATGGATTAATGGGTAATGCATCAGAAGTAAATGCTGCAGAAGTACAGCGGGAATTTGGACGAGTTCTAGCACCGGCTGAACAAATTGAAAAGGCATATAAACTTATTCGTGATATGTTTATTTTTACTAATAAGCGATTAATATTAGTAGACAAACAAGGACTTACAGGGAAAAAGGTCGAGTACCATTCGATTCCTTATAAAAGCATTACACATTTCAGTATTGAAACAGCAGGAAACTTTGACTTAGATGCAGAACTGAAAATCTGGATCTCAGGGAATGCCCTTCCATTACAAAAGCAATTTAACAAAAACCTTAACATCTATGAGCTTCAAAGTGTTCTTGCAGAATATGTTCTGAAATAATACGACGAAGATGAGCTGGAGAGAATAATATGAGAAAAGAGCTTCAAACAAACTTGCAGTATGTGGATGCATTAAATGAGTGGGATCCATTTCAATTAAAGACGGGCGGCTATGAAACAGAGATTGCTGATACGGTGCAAGCAGTGCATGAATTAAATGATTCAAAAAAGCTTGCTGAGCGAATTCAAGCCATTTATGAGTTATCATTTGAAAAACTAATCCCGATGGAAAGCTGTTTGAAAATGGCAGAGAAATTACTCATCATAAAAGAAAATGAATCTTGTTCTATCTAATAGGCTGTGTTTAAGAGCATTGTTTATTTTTATCCCCTGTTGATTGGAGCGGAAGGCTCGAAGACTCCTGTGGGAGTACGGTTCAGGGGAGACCCCGCAGGCGCAAGCGCCGAGGAGGCTCGCCGAAACGCCCACGAACCGCTCGAGCCTGGAGCGGAAATCAACAGGCAATTTTAACAGAGCCATCTAATAAAAAAAAGGACAAACCATTATGGTTGTCCTCTCAAAAAGGGGGAATACTAGAAAGCTTTATATTTTAAGCTTTTCCAGATTCCTCTTTTTATATACTCCTAAAAGAAAAAAATAAAAAAGCGGTACTTTTGACCCGCTTTTCAACGTTGCTTTATAATCACTCACTATGTGCTAATAATTCAGTAGCAGGGATATCTAGAACAGTAGATATTTTTAGAATCGTTTGGTTACTTGGGATTTGTTCCCCAGATTCATACTTTTCAATGGTTTGCGTTCCCACTCTAATCTTTTGAGCTAGTTCCTCTTGGGTCATGTTTACTCTTTCGCGGTAAGTTTTAATGGTGTGGCCGATGGTATTCATACCGTTCACCTCTTTTTAGAAAATATATTTTCTCACTATTAGTATATCATTGTATTATTTTTTTACTTATTCCCTTTTTGAACATTTTGTTAAAAAATTCTTCTAGAGCCATTAATTCATGGAGAAGCTTTTTTGATTAAACCTATTTAGTATGATATAATCTTTAAATGCGTATATAAGGGTATAAATAATTATTATTTAGGAGTGTTTTCATGTCAGAAAAATTCGAAACAGGCAGTATAGTAACAGGTAAAGTAACGGGTATTCAACCATATGGTGCGTTCGTTGCGCTAGACGAAAATACACAAGGTCTTGTACACATCTCCGAAATCACGCACGGCTATGTAAAAGATATTAATGAACACCTTAAAGTTGGAGATGAAATCAAGGTTAAGGTATTATCTGTGGACGAAAGTGCTGGAAAAATTGGCTTATCTATTCGTGCAACAGAAGAAGCACCTGTTCAACAACAACAAGCTGTTAAAGCTAAGAAGCCTCGTAAGCGCCAGGCAGCAGCAATTATTCCTGAAGCTGATGGTCAACAAGGTTTTAACACGTTAAAAGATAAGCTTCAAGAGTGGATCGATCAGTCACAACGCGAAGAAATTAAAAAATAAAGAATCTAAAAGCCTAGGACCTGCTATGACACATAGCTTGGACTAGGCTTTTTTTTAGAGATTAAAAAAAGTTTATTAGAAGTGTTCATTCTTTTTTGGGGCTCGGCTACAATAGTACTATACATACTTAAATTTCAGGATTGAAATGGAGGAAGGATTCATGAAATCTAACGTTAATACAAGTGAATTGATTGAGAAAACAGAGAAATATGGTGCAAATAACTATCATCCACTTCCAATTGTCATATCACGTGCTGAAGGTGTTTGGGTGGAAGACCCGGAAGGCAACAAATACATGGATATGCTTAGTGCTTATTCTGCGGTAAACCAGGGCCATCGTCATCCAAAAATCATTCAAGCATTAAAGGATCAGGCAGACAAGGTGACATTAACCTCACGTGCCTTCCATAATGACCAGCTTGGTCCGTGGTATGAAAAAGTAAGCCAATTAACGAATAGAGAAATGGTCCTTCCAATGAATACAGGGGCAGAAGCTGTTGAGACGGCTGTAAAGGCAGCTCGCCGCTGGAGCTATGATGTGAAAGGGATTGCAGAAGACCAAGCAGAAATCATTGCTTGTGTAGGAAACTTCCACGGAAGAACAATGACAGCCGTTTCATTATCTTCCGATCCTGAATATAAACGTGGATTTGGTCCCATGCTTCCAGGAATTAAGCTCATTCCTTATGGAGATTTAGAGGCCTTAAAAGCAGCGATTACTCCAAATACAGCTGCATTCTTAATTGAACCGATTCAAGGTGAAGCTGGCATTGTCATTCCACCTGAAGGGTTTATCAAGCAAGCAATGGACCTTTGTAAGAAAAATAATGTTCTTTTTATAGCAGATGAAATTCAAGCGGGACTAGCACGTACGGGTAAAATGTTTGCATGTGAATGGGAGGGAATTGAACCAGACATGTATATTCTGGGCAAAGCACTTGGCGGGGGTGTATTCCCCATTTCATGTGTCGTCGCCAATAAGGATATCTTGGGCGTATTTAATCCTGGTTCACATGGTTCTACTTTTGGCGGAAATCCAATGGCTTGTGCAGTTTCTATTGCAGCCTTAGATGTGTTGGTTGATGAACAGCTTGCACAAAAATCATTAGAACTTGGAGAATATTTTATTAGCAAATTAAAAGAGATTAAGAATCCTAAAATAAAGGACGTTCGCGGAAGAGGATTGTTCATCGGAGTGGAATTGACAGAAGCTGCTCGTCCGTATTGTGAACAATTAAAGGATTTTGGACTTCTATGTAAAGAAACTCATGATACAGTCATTCGTTTTGCACCTCCCCTCGTCATTACTAAAGAAGAGTTAGATTGGGCAATCGAGCGGATTGTCAAAGTATTAGGCTAAGATTATCAAATAGGGGTGCAAAAATGGGGACTAATGATGGAGACGGAATGGAAAAGGAAATAATCAACCTTCTTTCATCAACGCAGATTGTTATTCATGATGCATTAAACAAGCTAGGGCTTAATCAAGACGTGTATCATTTATTGGAAGAACCTTTAAGAACCATGACCGTACGAATTCCCATTCGTATGGATGATGGTTCTACGAAAATTTATACAGGCTTCCGTGCCCAGCATAATGATGCGGTTGGACCGACAATGGGCGGTGTCCGCTTTCACCCCATGGTAAGCGAACATGAAGTCAAAGCATTATCCATGTGGATGAGCTTGAAATGTGGGATTGTTGATTTACCCTTTGGTGGGGGGAAGGGCGGTATTGTATGTAACCCAAGGACCATGTCATCGGGGGAACTTGAACGTTTAAGCCGTGGGTATGTTCGTGCAATCAGCCAAATCGTTGGGCCGACGAAGGATATACCGGCACCAGATATGTATACAAATTCTCAGATTATGGCCTGGATGATGGATGAATACAGCTGTCTACGACAATTTGATTCTCCAGGGTTTATAACGGGGAAACCGCTCGTGCTTGGAGGATCTGAGGGCCGGGAAAAAGCAGGAGCAAAGGGTGTAACGATTTGTATTGAAGAAGCAGCCAAAAAAAGTGGAATTAACATAAAAGGTGCCCAAGTTATTATCCAAGGTTTTGGAAATGCGGGAAGTTTTATTGCGGAATTTCTTCATGAAATGGGTGCCAGGATTATTGGAATCTCAGATGTCTATGGTGCACTTTATGATCCTGACGGCCTGCCAATTCAATATTTATTAGACCGTCGCGATAGCTTTGGTACCATAACTACCCTTTTTGAGGGCGTGATTACCAATCAAGAACTGCTTGAACAGGAATGTGATATTTTAATACCAGCTGCTGTCTCGAATCAAATTACTGCTGAAAATGCTTATAATATTAAAGCGAAGATTGTTGTAGAAGCTGCCAATGGCCCTACTACATTTGAAGCAACAAAAATACTAACAGAGCGTAATATTATGCTTGTGCCTGATGTCCTTGCAGGTGCCGGTGGTGTTACCGTTTCCTATTTTGAGTGGGTCCAAAACAATCAAGGATACTATTGGAGTGAGGAAGAGGTTGAGTTCAGATTGAGGAAAAGAATCATCCAATCCTTCCATGATATTTATGAGCTTGCCATAGCACGGAATATTAATATGCGGTTAGCTGCTTATATGGTGGGCGTAAGAAAAATGGCAGAGGCATCCTTATTCAGAGGATGGATATAAATAAAAAAACCTTGCAGTCTCTTTTGGGCTGCAAGGTTTTTTTATTATATAGAAAATAATAAAAGGGTAGAATGGAAACTGAAATAGTTGTCTGAATCTAGCTCCAGCGCCTAGCCCCTCGGGTCAAATAACCTTCGGCAAGAAAAGTCAAAAGGCGGACTTTTCCCGCCGAAGAACATTTGCCTGTCGGGGCTGAACGAGGCGCTTCCGCCTTTTGTTTTTTACACTCTATCCGTTTCTGGCTCTCTTACACGTTCTTCGTTTGGTTTGAAGAGAAGACCAAGGTTAATCAATCCAGCAATACCTACTAAACCATAGATAATTCTAGAGAGGGCAGAATCTTGGCCACCAAATATGCTAGCGACAAGATCGAATTGAAAGAAGCCAATTAAGCCCCAATTAATGGCGCCAATAATAGTAAGAACTAGTGCGATACGTTGAATAGAACTCATGATTTATCCTCCTTTAAAATTGTTTCAGGTTTAGTTTGATTCAATATTTGCTTAACTATTCCTAAAAAAATAAAATCCTTATTTTTGCAAAAAGGGAGATAATAATTAATAATGTTTAATGAAAAGGAGAGTGCAAACTATGGAGAATTTTACATTTTGGAATCCTACAAAGCTAATTTTCGGTAAGGGACAACTCGAACAATTAAAAAAGGAAATTCCTGTATACGGAAAAAAAGTATTGCTCGTTTATGGCGGTGGCAGTATTAAAAAGAGCGGGCTATACGATAATGTTCAAGCACTTTTACAAGAAATAGGTGCTGAGGTATTTGAACTTTCAGGCGTGGAACCAAATCCACGTATCGCAACTGCGAGAAAAGGCGTAGAAATATGTAAAAAAGAAGGAATCGAATTCCTTTTAGCCGTAGGTGGAGGAAGTGTAATCGACTGCACAAAGTTGATTGCTGCTGGAGCAAAGTATGACGGAGACGCATGGGATCTAGTGATTAAAAAGGCGTTTGCTCGGGAGGCCCTTCCATTCGGAACAGTATTGACCCTCGCAGCAACTGGTTCAGAAATGAACGCAGGCTCGGTTATTACGAATTGGGAAACCAATGAAAAATATGGGTGGGGCAGTCCTGTTACTTTCCCTAAATTTTCTATCTTAGATCCTGTTCATACGTATACTGTTCCAAAGAATCAAACCATTTATGGAATAGTTGATATGATGTCACATGTTCTTGAACATTACTTCCATTTGGAAGAAAAAACGGAGTTTCAAGACCGTATGTGTGAATCCCTGCTCGTAACTATTATGGAGACTGCGCCAAAATTATTAGCGGACCTTGAAAATTACGATTATCGAGCGACCATTCTCTACAGCGGTACGATGGCATTAAACGGCATCTTGAATATGGGCTATAGAGGAGATTGGGCAACTCACAATCTAGAACATGCGGTTTCAGCTGTTTATGATATTCCACATGGAGGAGGT comes from the Neobacillus sp. PS2-9 genome and includes:
- a CDS encoding ornithine--oxo-acid transaminase; translation: MKSNVNTSELIEKTEKYGANNYHPLPIVISRAEGVWVEDPEGNKYMDMLSAYSAVNQGHRHPKIIQALKDQADKVTLTSRAFHNDQLGPWYEKVSQLTNREMVLPMNTGAEAVETAVKAARRWSYDVKGIAEDQAEIIACVGNFHGRTMTAVSLSSDPEYKRGFGPMLPGIKLIPYGDLEALKAAITPNTAAFLIEPIQGEAGIVIPPEGFIKQAMDLCKKNNVLFIADEIQAGLARTGKMFACEWEGIEPDMYILGKALGGGVFPISCVVANKDILGVFNPGSHGSTFGGNPMACAVSIAALDVLVDEQLAQKSLELGEYFISKLKEIKNPKIKDVRGRGLFIGVELTEAARPYCEQLKDFGLLCKETHDTVIRFAPPLVITKEELDWAIERIVKVLG
- a CDS encoding PH domain-containing protein; this encodes MGFLDGLMGNASEVNAAEVQREFGRVLAPAEQIEKAYKLIRDMFIFTNKRLILVDKQGLTGKKVEYHSIPYKSITHFSIETAGNFDLDAELKIWISGNALPLQKQFNKNLNIYELQSVLAEYVLK
- a CDS encoding DUF378 domain-containing protein, coding for MSSIQRIALVLTIIGAINWGLIGFFQFDLVASIFGGQDSALSRIIYGLVGIAGLINLGLLFKPNEERVREPETDRV
- a CDS encoding superoxide dismutase family protein codes for the protein MKKSWLIIPLLLLTGCMEKEIKKLDVEMFNASGDSLGTVTLAEQTSGVKMSVSLKGLPAGEHAIHIHEKGKCEAPDFKSAGNHFNPEKKEHGLLHPKGAHAGDLPNLIVEDSGAVTAELMAPNVTLKNGKKSLFTKEGTSIVVTEGKDDGMTQPTGDSGNRIACGEISKNKNGQKKAQEEKE
- the yugI gene encoding S1 domain-containing post-transcriptional regulator GSP13, with amino-acid sequence MSEKFETGSIVTGKVTGIQPYGAFVALDENTQGLVHISEITHGYVKDINEHLKVGDEIKVKVLSVDESAGKIGLSIRATEEAPVQQQQAVKAKKPRKRQAAAIIPEADGQQGFNTLKDKLQEWIDQSQREEIKK
- a CDS encoding DUF1871 family protein; the protein is MRKELQTNLQYVDALNEWDPFQLKTGGYETEIADTVQAVHELNDSKKLAERIQAIYELSFEKLIPMESCLKMAEKLLIIKENESCSI
- a CDS encoding iron-containing alcohol dehydrogenase — encoded protein: MENFTFWNPTKLIFGKGQLEQLKKEIPVYGKKVLLVYGGGSIKKSGLYDNVQALLQEIGAEVFELSGVEPNPRIATARKGVEICKKEGIEFLLAVGGGSVIDCTKLIAAGAKYDGDAWDLVIKKAFAREALPFGTVLTLAATGSEMNAGSVITNWETNEKYGWGSPVTFPKFSILDPVHTYTVPKNQTIYGIVDMMSHVLEHYFHLEEKTEFQDRMCESLLVTIMETAPKLLADLENYDYRATILYSGTMALNGILNMGYRGDWATHNLEHAVSAVYDIPHGGGLAILFPHWMRHNLAVKPERFKQLAVRVFGVNPEGKTAEEAGLEGIQKLREFWSSIEAPARLADYDIDDSKLDLMADRAMANGEFGNFKKLNREDTLAIYRASL
- a CDS encoding helix-turn-helix transcriptional regulator, whose product is MNTIGHTIKTYRERVNMTQEELAQKIRVGTQTIEKYESGEQIPSNQTILKISTVLDIPATELLAHSE
- a CDS encoding Glu/Leu/Phe/Val dehydrogenase, with the protein product MGTNDGDGMEKEIINLLSSTQIVIHDALNKLGLNQDVYHLLEEPLRTMTVRIPIRMDDGSTKIYTGFRAQHNDAVGPTMGGVRFHPMVSEHEVKALSMWMSLKCGIVDLPFGGGKGGIVCNPRTMSSGELERLSRGYVRAISQIVGPTKDIPAPDMYTNSQIMAWMMDEYSCLRQFDSPGFITGKPLVLGGSEGREKAGAKGVTICIEEAAKKSGINIKGAQVIIQGFGNAGSFIAEFLHEMGARIIGISDVYGALYDPDGLPIQYLLDRRDSFGTITTLFEGVITNQELLEQECDILIPAAVSNQITAENAYNIKAKIVVEAANGPTTFEATKILTERNIMLVPDVLAGAGGVTVSYFEWVQNNQGYYWSEEEVEFRLRKRIIQSFHDIYELAIARNINMRLAAYMVGVRKMAEASLFRGWI
- a CDS encoding DHHA1 domain-containing protein → MEQKLYYQDAYIQTFSAQIVKQEQDEQGQWYVVLDQTAFYPTGGGQPYDQGTIADRNVINVEEKEGEIRHYLETPLQEVEGIKEGRVDWERRFDHMQQHCGQHILSAAFDHLFQYKTVGFHLGAETLTIDLETETLTEHEVKRAEELANKTILENREIEVKWVTEAELSQYALRKETKVKEDIRLVIIPDFDYNGCGGTHPKSTGEVSAIKILNWERQKKKIRLQFVCGHRVIKQLEKKQKVMLELTKLLNAPEKEMEAAVSRLIENGKSLEKALEQAKENLLQYEAKDLLAKSEDARQIVGKVFQNRTIQELQKLARLITAENDQVLVFIVSTNEGRLQLVCARGAAREENMKALVEEILSKINGKGGGNESFAQGGGDAHLPAEEILELILARLK